The DNA segment CTCGGAGTTCCCTTCGCGGGGCTGAACCTGATCGGAAGCCGAACCCTCGTCGGCGCGGACGACGCCTGGACGCCGATGGTGCTTCGCGCGGGCGGAGCGGTCGTGAACGTCGCGCTCAACGCGGTGTTGATCTTCGGACTCGGCATGGGGGTCGTGGGCGCGGCGATCGGGACCGTCCTCGCCAACGTCGCCGTCGCGTCGGCGTTCGCGCTCGGACTGACGACCGGGCGCGTTCCCGGGGTCGGTGTCTTTCCGGTGACGGTCGACCCCGTCGGAACGTACGCCGACGTCGGGACGCTGCGCCAACTCGTCGAGATCGGCGCACCCCTGGTCGGGACGAACCTCGCCTGGCGGGTCGGCGAGTTCCCCCTGCTCGCGATCGTCGACGTCTTCGGGACGGCGGTGGTCGCGGCGTTCGTCGTCACCCAGCGCGTCCGCGGGCTGATGAACACGCCCGGCTGGGGCTTCGGGCTTGCCTCCTCGAGCCTCGTCGGCCAGGAGCTGGGTATCGACGACGAACGCACCGCGGAGGCCTACGGCCGCGAGATCATCCGCTTCGCGGCCGCCGTCTACGTCGTCTCGGGCGTGGTCGTCTTCGTTCTCGCCGAGCCGATCGCGATCGCGTTCGTCGGCGATCCCGCCGACCCGGCGGTGCCGATCGCGGTGACGCTGATGTACGCCGCCTGTATCGGCATCGTCTTCCGCGGGATCTCCCGTGCGGCGACCGGCCCGCTTCGCGCCAGCGGCGACACCCGATGGCCGTTCTACGCCCAGATGCTGGGGATGTACGTCTTCGCCATCCCGCTCGCGTACGCCGGCGCGGTGACGCCGTTGGGGCTCGCCGGGCTGGTACTTGCGATCATCACGGAGATGGTCGTCCCCGCCGGCGTGAACTACTATCGCTTCGCGAGCGGCGAGTGGAAGGCGATCAGCCGGGAGTACCGGCCGGACGCCGCTCCCGGTAGCGATTGACGATCGGAGCGACGGGAATCAGAGCGCGACGATCACGAGGAGAACGAGGAGCACGGCGGCCGCGGCGATGGTGTACTTGATCCGGTCGTCGTCGAGGAGTCCGCCCTCGTCGCCGTGATACGGACTCAGGACGGTGTTACCGCACGACCGGCACTTGCTCGGGTTGCGTCGGTGGACGGTCCCACAGTGGTCGCATTTCCACTTCGCCATTGACCTCCGTACGTCTCCGCCCTACATAGGGCCGACGGCCACCAACGATATATGCCAGAAAACATAATATATCCTATGTTTTTGTCTGGGTTGGTTAGGGACGGATCCGATCGCCGCGGTCAGTCGGAGGTCATCGGGGTGGTGCTCCTGTTGTCGGTCACGGTGATCGGGGTCACGGCGGTCGTCGCAAGCGGTGCTGCAGTGCTCGGTGATGCACAGACTGACTCTCGGATAGCGCAGACGGAGAACTCGATGTCCCAGATGAGTTCGAAAGCCGGGCTCGTCGCGCTCGGTCAGTCGGGAACGCGTGCGTTCGACCTCGGGAACCTCGGCGACGGAACGGTCGACGTTCGTAAGGACGCCGGCACGGTGACGGTGAGTCACGTCGATGAGGCGAACAACAGAGAGGAACTGCACCGAGGATCATACGGGGCAGTCGTCGCGACGGTCGGCGATACGGAGATCGCCTACCAGGGTGGCGGCGTCTGGAGGAAGGACGACGACAGAAGCGTCATGGTATCCCCGCCCGAGTACCACTACCAGCAACGAACGCTCACCTTCCCGATCGTCCGCGTCGTCGGTGACGGGCATGCCAACGGCCCGGTACGGGGACGGCTGACCGGAGCCGGAGGCACCGGTTCGATCTATCCCGACGGCACCGTAGAGCGGGCGAATCCCCTAGAGGACGGGAAGGTGGTCATAGAGATCCAAAGCGAGTACTACCAGGGCTGGTACGACTTCTTCGAGGCTCGGACCGAGGGTACGGTCGAGATCGACGACACGAATCGAACCGTTACCGTTGAACTGGATATCCCGTTCCAAACGAGCATCGAAAACGCAGTAACGACCACGTCACCCGACGGTATCACCACGAACGGGGCGGACAAACCGAATCCGCATCGAGAGGGGGTCAACTATCCGTCAGCCAGGGGAAACTACTACGCGTCCGGCGAGGGGATTCCGGAAACGCTGACGGTGAACACCGGTGGACAACCGGTTAACGTCGTGATCGATGGGAGTTTCGAACCGGCCGATATCGTCATCAACGGCGGCGGCACCGTCTCGCTCTACGTCAACGGCGAGTTCAACCTTCAGGGGAACGACGCGATCAACGAGGGAGGCGATCCGTCACAGCTGTTCGTCTACATACATTCGAGCGCGAGCAGTAGTCAACAAGGGACGCCGTCGTTCACCGGCGTCATCTACGCCCCGAACACGGACCTCACGCTGGGCGGGACCACGGATTTCGAGGGAGCACTCATCGCGGACTCGCTACACATCAACGGGAACGCAGGGACCTTCACATATGATCCCTCGCTCTCGGCGTTCGACATCGAGATCACGAATTCTCCTGATACGATCACGTATCTACACGTCACGGAGAACGAAGTCGAAGTCGAACTCCGATAACCTCAGACGAGACGAAGGCGCACCCACGTCACCGGGACGTACGTCTCGCCTCCGGTGACGGTGTATTCGACCGTGTTGCCCGTCCGAGCAACGGAACCCCCCTGTTGGTCGGCTGCCCGTTCGAAGTACCGTTCCCAGGCGTCCGCCCGTGGTGACTCAACCGTGAGCGTCAGGTCGGTCGTCGTTCGAGCGTGGAGGATCTCCGTGTGCTGATGCGACCCGCGAACGAGCACGGTCCGGTGTCCGCTGATCGAGGTCTGATCGCTCGGTTTCGTCGTGACGAGCAGTGGAACTGACGACCGATCGTCGTTCAGGACGTAGCCGGGATCGGTGAGCATCACGCTTCCGCCGTCGCTGGTTCGGACGATCGCACCCAGTTCGTACGCGATCTCGGTATCGCCGTTACCGTAGACCAGAGGTCGGGTTTCGATCGTCGATACCGCGCCACCCACATCGATCGTGACCGACGTCGGTTCTCCGAATCCCAGCCGCCCGCCGCTCAATCGTACCTCCGTCGCTCGGCTCGGCGCGCCATGGCGTTGGACCTCCTGGACGTTGGTATCGAGGACGTCGAACGCGCGTTCGACGTTGTTGATCTGCTCGATCCGTTGTGCGTCCTGCAGACCGCCGAATCCGGCGGTGAAGACGATTGCGATCGTCATCGTGATCAGCGAGAAGACGAGCACGAATCCGATCACCTCGCTGACCCCGCGATCGTCCATCATGCGCTCTCGACCACCAACCTATCGTCTCCGTTCCGCTCGATCAGTACGTTCCCACCTCGAACCGTTCGCTCGGTTTCGACGGCCGTACCGTCCGAGACCGTGAACTGAACGGAGACGGACACCACTGGATCGGTCGTCCGCAACACGATCGTATCACCGGCAACGTCGATCGTGTATCCGGTCCCTGCGACCCGAGTGGGAAGCGCCGACTCGATTCGAACCTCAGCGGTGTTTCCCTTGGCGACCGTCGCCAGCCGATCCGCGCTCTCGATGTTCGCGGCGAGCTGCTGGCCGAGAACGTCGAGCTCCGAGCGGATCGCCTCCTCGGACTGTGTCTCGATGAGCCCGCCAGCCGAGACGGCCAGCCCCGAGAGCAGTAGCGTCGCGATCGTGAGCGTCAGCACGTAGTTGACGGCCACTGAGACCGCTCGGTCGGTCATGGCTCCCCCTCCGGAACGATCGTCTCCTCGGTGGCGAACCGCAGCTCCGACGTCTCGTAGTGGATCCCGAGGTCGACGCTCGCGACGGGATAGGTGTAGTACGGATCCCCGCCGGACCCGCCGTCGTACTCGGTCAGGTCGCTCTCGCTCGCCGTCCCGGTGGCGTGGAGTTCGAACGTGCCGACGACTCGGTCTCCGTTCGTGTATCGAAGCTCGCCCCCGCCCGGCGTAGGAGTCTCGATGTCGTTGTCCTCCGATCCGCCGTCGGTCTCGATCGATCCCTCGACGAGGTCGATTCGGAGGGGTGCCTCCTCGTAACCGTACTCGTAGATCGATAGCTCCTCTCCCTCGACCGTCACCACGATCCGTTCTTCGATTACCGTATCCCCTTCCTCGTTCTGGACTTCGACCTCGATTACCTCGATCTCCATCGACCAGCCGCCGATGTCGATTCGGAATGGCTCGCTATTCTCCGTGTACTCGTCGGGAGTGGCGGTCATTACGAACCGTTCGAACTCGGTCACCTCCGTCATGACCGTCCAGCCGGCGCCTCCTGCGGCGTCGGTGAACGCTCCTGAGTCGTTCTGCCAGATACGAGGCGACGACTCATCGGTCTGGATTTGAGAGGATCGTATCTCCGCTATCGTGCCGCGCTCGAGGTGTCGTTCCGATAACGTCCCGTCGATCTCCTCGATACCCGTCTCGACCCCATCAGCCGGCGGACGTCCCTCGTCGTAGTGCTCGTTCTCCCGTTCGATCAACTCCTCGACGCTGCCGACCACGGTCGATCGGTACTCGATCGCGTCGCCGGCTCCCGAATCGATCCCGCGCGTCGCCAGGTTCTCGGTGTAGATGACGGTGTTGAGCAGGAGGACGAGCACGACCAGAATCACCGCAACGGTCAGTCCGGCGACGAGGATGAGCTGTCCGCGGTCGCGAGATTGGGTCACAACCGCCATACGACGATGCGCACCTCCACGACGTTGTACAGCTGACCGTCCGGATCGACGTCGGCAGCGTAGAACGCGCCATCGTCGAGTTCATCGAGCGTCGTCCCCGCGTTCGTGCCACCGCTGACCCCGGTCGAATCGTAGAGGGCGACCGACCGAGTCGCGGCGACGGCGTTGTCGCTCGGCGATCCCATCTCCACCATTCGGATCTCCTCCGTTCCGGATTTACCGTCCCGATAGGTGAGGTCGATGTTGTATGCGAGGTGATTATCATTGAAGACCTCCAGAACGGAAGCGAGCGGGTGTTCTGCTCCGGTCGGCGTCTCGGTGTAATACCTCCGATCGGTATGAGTCCCAACGAAGCCGTTCTCCTCGTCCTCCCAGTAGACGACCGCAGCATGGAGCGAGCCGTCCTCAGCGGTCGTCGAGAGCAGATTCTGCGCGAGCGTCCGGTGTTGGTTCTCGATGTGTTGGTTGGACGTGCTCGCCGAGAGCGGCGTCACGGCCGTCGCCTGCGCGGCGAAGACGAGCCCTGCGACGAGGATCAGTGCGGCGACGAACGCCTCGAGCGTATGGGCCTGGGCGCGATCCACGGTCACCACACCCTCACCCTGAGTTCGTACGTTTCCCCCTCGATCGAGACGACGCGCTGTGAAACGGTGTCCGAACCGGCCGATGGCGGGTCATCACCACGCTGCATAGTGATGTTCTCAGTAGGCACCTCGTCGGGCTCTCCGATCGTGATCTGAGCGTTTTTCCACTCCTGCAGTCCGAGCAGTGCGGTCAGATCGTCGATCTGCGCGTGATCGAAACCACAGCCGTGGTTCTCGGCCCGTACCTCGTCCTCGTCGAAGAACGCTGCCGTACAGGCCGTACTCAGCACGCCCGGATTCGCGGGATCCTCGACGAGGGCGTACTCGGCGAGATACGCCGCGCTCCGATCCGCGATCAGGGCGTCGTTCACCCCCGATCCGCCGAACGGAGCGAACATCGACGGGACGAACGCGAACACGAACCCGACGGCGATCAGGAAGACCGTCGCGCCGACGAGGAAGTCGATCCCTGTCTGGGCTCTCTCCCCTCGTTCCCTCATCCCACCACCATCCAGACGACGAGCGCGATCGTCGCGAGTACCACCACGTACTTGATCCCGCTCAGGATGTCAGCGTCGCGCATGTAGCCGCTGATCATTCCCGAGAGGATCGCCTGCATCGTCACCGCGTGGAAGAACAGCAGTGAGAGCAGCCCGGTGTCGATCCCGCCGCCGAAGTCCATCCCTCCGCCGCCGACGTCCGCCCCGCTGTCGCCGCCCGCCTGGTCGGTCAGCCCGCTCATCACGTCGAGGAACTGGGTCTTGAGGATCGCCATCACCGCGAGCAGCGTGAGGTAGGTCATGACGATGATGACGATCTGCATTCGCGTCCGCGAGACGCGCTCGCGGTCGATGTCGTCCTGGTTCTCGCTTGCCCGCGCGGCGGTCGTCAGGACGGCGGTGATCTGGCTCGAGGCCTCCTGGGCCTTGCTGATCAGCTTGACCGTCCGCGCCAGCCGGGGGATGTGATACTGGTTGTTGAACTCGACGAGGGCGTCGCGAAGGCCGGTCCCGTAGTCCACCTTCGCGTACATCACCCCGAACTCCTTCGAAAGCTTCCCCGAGGAGGTGTCGGCGACAACCCGGATCGACTCGAGCAGCGTCATTCCGGTGTCGTTGGCGCTGGAGAGCTTCCGGAGGTCGTCCGAGAGGTCATCAACGATCGCCATCCGCGACAGGACGTTCCATTCGCGAAAGATCGCGAGCGGCACGCAGACGACGTACAGCGGGAGGTAGACCCAGACGAACGTCCCCCAGACCGGCGCGTCGATGAACCCCTGCCAGGACAGCGGCGCCGAACCCGCCCCGACGGCGGCTCCGACGAGAACGATCGCCGCCGGGATCGTCAGTGCGAGCGTATATAGCGGATAGTCCCGGAAGAAGAGATGCGGTCGGCGCAGGATCTCCATCGTCCTGTAGGTGCCCTCGCGGCTTCCGATCCGGTCGAACACGCCGTACTCCCCCGTGTAGCGCTCGACGATCCCGCGGTCGAACAGCGGATTGCCGCCGTCGGTGGCCACCTGACCGTCCTCCGCGGAGAGGTAGCCGTCGCCGGGTTCGTCCTGCTTGACGGTCGAGACCAGCACGAGAAAGCCGACGCCCGTGAGCGGGATCAGCCCGTAGACGGCGGCGTACAACATGAAGTCGGAGGCGTTCCCGAGCATGCTCATGATGACCAACAGGATGATCAACAGGAGGGGGAAGAGCGAGAGCGTCATGTACATCTCGCCGAACAGTTCGAGGGTCTCGAGCGTGAGCTCCTGTTGCTGTTTCGCGGTGCGCATGTGCTTCTCCTTCTTATCGTCGAGAAAGCGAGTCATGTCGCCGCCCGAGTTGACGATCGAGAGCATGTCGGTGAGGAACTGGCTCAAGTCGTCCGACGGCGTCTCCATCGACTGGTTCCTGATCGCGGTCCGGTAGTCCGTATCGAAGTACTCGGTCTCCTGGACGATCGTTTGAAATTCGCGACTGACCTCGCCGTAGGTGTCCTCGGCCTTCGCCATCGCCTCGATGATCTCGAGCTGGTTCAGCCCGCCGACCGACAGCGCGTACATGAACGCGACCGAGTCAGAGAGCAGCATGTTGATCTCGCGCTTGCGTGCAGAGGCGCGCGAGTAGGGGATCACGACGAGCGTGCCGAAGGCGAGCCCGAAGCCGATCGAGCCGAAGAACAGCCCGGTCGAGAGAACGAGGAAGGGGATCCGGGCGGCGATGGCGAACTCGAGCAGCGTCTCGTTCGGAATCCGCATGCCGATGAGGGTGTCGACCGGGATCAGTCCGGTCGCGAACAGCCCGTAGCCGAGCAGCGTCCCCACGAGCCACAGCAGCCCGCCCGCGAGCACACCGTAGGCCAGCGACCGCGAGAGATAGAGCTCGACCGTGTCCGCCATCCGCGCCTGGGTGAGCTTCCGTTCGAGGTCGGCTGCGAAGCCGCTCTCCTCGTCGAACAGCACCCGATAGAGCGGGTAGAACGCGTCACCGAGCGCGTCCTCACCGCTCGTCCCGCCGGAACCGAGGCTCATCCGGTCTCCTCGCCCAGGTCACGGACCGCTGACTCCGACTCCGAGTGCTCCGCACGCTCATCGTCGGACGATTCGTACCGGTCGCGAGCACCGTCGAGAGGCCCGTCTCGTCCGTCGTCGACCGGCTCGCCGCCGTCCGAGGCGGCACGGTCGGCATCGTCCTCATCGAACCGGAGATCGTCCCCGTCGGGAACGGCCGGTGTGGCGACGTCCGCGGACGACTCGGCGACCAGTGCGTCCTCGACGCCGGCGGTCACGGGACCACGGTGATCCTCGAAGATCCGCCTCTCGGCCGCTTCGAGGATCGTTCTCGCCGTCTCGCTCGTCTCCTCGTCCGGTCCGGGGCGGGGGACGAGCGCCTCCTTCTCCGGATCCACGTCGATCAGCACGCTCTCCATCTGGCGAAGGTCCTCGAGGCTCGCCGCCAGCTCGTCGTTCGCGATCAGCGCCGTGATCGTCTCGGGATCGTTGATGAACGCCTGCAGCGTGGCGGCGACCTGCCGGTACTCGTTGAGACCGTTCTCGATCAGGTAGGCGAGGACGACCCGTCGAAGGAACAGCTGTTCGTCGAGTTCCTCGTGCGACCAGCCGCGGTCGAAGCGGATCTCCTCGAGTGTGTTCGAGCCGCCGACCTCGAGGAACTCGTCGGACTCGGCCTGCCACTGGTAGACGTCGCGGACGTTGATCTCGTCGTGTTCGGCGTCGTAGTGGTTGATCTCCGTGAGCGACTTGTTCCGACGAACCTTCGCGCCCTGCACCCGCGTCGAGGTCTGGATCGAGACGAGATCCAGCGCCGTGAACATCGTCTTCGAGACGTTGATCGGATCGGTGGTAAAGCGCTTGAGCACCTCGCCGACCGAGTCGGCGTGGAACGTGGTGTAGGTGGTGTGGCCCGTCGACATCACCTGGAAGAGGGTGCGCCCCTCCTCGCCGCGGATCTCGCCCATCACGATGTAGTCGGGTCGTTGGCGTAGCGCCGCCTCGAGCAGGTCGAACTCGTCGACGTCGCCGTCGTCGCCGTCCGAGAAGGAGGGGCGGGTGACGCTCGCGATCCAGTTTCGTTGTGGGAGCTCCACCTCGCGGGTGTCCTCGATCGAGACGATCTTCGTGTTCGAGGGGATGAACAGCGAGACGGCGTTCAGGCTCGTGGTCTTCCCGCTCGCGGTGCCGCCGGCGAAAATGAGTGATTTGTGGTTCTCGATACAGAGCCAGAGAAAGGCCATCTCCTCTAAGCTGAACGTATGCCAGTTGATCAGGTCGAGCGGCGTGAACGGGACGTCCTTGAACTGCCGGATCGTGTAGTTGGTCCCGTGATCGGAGACCTCGCGCCCGAGCGTGAGCTGGGCGCGCGAGCCGTCGGGCAGCGTGGCGTCGACCTGCGGGTTCCGTTTCGAGATCCCCTTCCCCGAGCGCTGGGCGAGCTTGACCACGAAGTCGTCGAGACTCCGCTTGCCGTGGGTGACGTTCGTGATGATCTGTTCGTACCCGGAATGGTAGACGAACACCGGTGAGTCGTAGCCATCACACGAGATGTCCTCTACGTTGATGTCCTTCTTTATTCCATCTATTCTCTCGTATCCAATGAAGTCGCGCTTGAGGTAGTAGAGCAGCCTGACGATCTGGGCCTCGCTCACGGTGTCGGCGTCCTCCTCGAGTATCGCGGGTTCGGGTCGGACGGGCGCGACGGTCGCGGGCGGCTCCTCGGGTTCGCCTCGGCCGAGCAGTTTCAGGAGCCGGTCGCGGAGGCTCCCACTGGAGCGTTCGTGGAGGTCGTACCGATCGAGCAATCGTCGGGTCTCGCGATCGATCACCCTGCGCCGGTCGTCGTCGGTCTCGACGAGCGCGTCGTCGGTGTACTTGATCGCGGCACGGAGCTTCTCGACGAGGAACGCCGTGAGGTCGGTCTCGATGGCGTTGCGATACGGCTCGATCAGGTAGTACTTCGTCTCGTTGTCCCGATCGGATCGGAAGACGATCACGAAGGCGTAGGGCTCGTTCACCCAGTATCGCTCGCGCTCGCGGAAGTGGGTCTTCTTCCCCATGGGCACCGCCTTCTCGAGGTCGTACCGGTCGGTCACCGTCGACTCGCCGTCGGCCGTCGAGAAGAAGGCGTCCTCGTCGAGGTCCGGGTTCACGTTCACGGTCCGTTCCGCGACGACGTCGGCGAGCACGGCTGCCGTACTGGCGCCCCGGGAGAACCGCTCTTCGACGTCGGTCGGATCGAACCCCAGCCATTCTCCGGGTTCGAACTCGACTACCTCGCCGTCCGTGTCGCGCGGCGGCGAGCCGTCCTCCTCGTAGTAGTAGCGTCGTTTGACGTGCTCCCAGGTGTAGAGGTCCTTGATCACGAGCGCGTCCGGATCGAGATACGCGTCGAGGTGACTCGCCGTTTCCGACGCCTCGAGGAGCCGTTCGACGACCCCTGAGGAGGGTGTCGTCTCAGGCGTCCCCCCCTCGTCGTGACCCGGCGCTCCTACTCTCTCGCCGGCGTCGTCGGGCGACATTTGATGTTTAGGTAATACTTATGAACAAAAATACTTTCGGGCCGGACGTCTCCGATTCGATCAGCAAAAAGGGGAAAAGCGAGTCGACGAGAACGGGTCGGATCAGCAACCGTCGTCGTTGCCGTCGCCGTCGTTCACGTCCTCGGTGTCGTTCGTGCCGGCGTCTTCGGGGTCGTCGCCGTCCTTCGAGTCGAACGTGAGGAGGACGTCGAACGGCTCGTCGGT comes from the Halalkalicoccus sp. CG83 genome and includes:
- a CDS encoding MATE family efflux transporter; protein product: MSRVPNPFRLLILWIGFALARVGLIQRERARRTTDLAWPRIVTGLARMSKNAVDVAMVGIAVGSTAIAGVGFASPFWGLAFALGGGVAGGTISLVSQRYGADADDELAQAVRSSVVLVLAITLPIAAAFWTLPTALIGLISGDPEAIALGASYLEVVALGVPFAGLNLIGSRTLVGADDAWTPMVLRAGGAVVNVALNAVLIFGLGMGVVGAAIGTVLANVAVASAFALGLTTGRVPGVGVFPVTVDPVGTYADVGTLRQLVEIGAPLVGTNLAWRVGEFPLLAIVDVFGTAVVAAFVVTQRVRGLMNTPGWGFGLASSSLVGQELGIDDERTAEAYGREIIRFAAAVYVVSGVVVFVLAEPIAIAFVGDPADPAVPIAVTLMYAACIGIVFRGISRAATGPLRASGDTRWPFYAQMLGMYVFAIPLAYAGAVTPLGLAGLVLAIITEMVVPAGVNYYRFASGEWKAISREYRPDAAPGSD
- a CDS encoding type IV pilin N-terminal domain-containing protein, with translation MFLSGLVRDGSDRRGQSEVIGVVLLLSVTVIGVTAVVASGAAVLGDAQTDSRIAQTENSMSQMSSKAGLVALGQSGTRAFDLGNLGDGTVDVRKDAGTVTVSHVDEANNREELHRGSYGAVVATVGDTEIAYQGGGVWRKDDDRSVMVSPPEYHYQQRTLTFPIVRVVGDGHANGPVRGRLTGAGGTGSIYPDGTVERANPLEDGKVVIEIQSEYYQGWYDFFEARTEGTVEIDDTNRTVTVELDIPFQTSIENAVTTTSPDGITTNGADKPNPHREGVNYPSARGNYYASGEGIPETLTVNTGGQPVNVVIDGSFEPADIVINGGGTVSLYVNGEFNLQGNDAINEGGDPSQLFVYIHSSASSSQQGTPSFTGVIYAPNTDLTLGGTTDFEGALIADSLHINGNAGTFTYDPSLSAFDIEITNSPDTITYLHVTENEVEVELR
- a CDS encoding DUF7289 family protein, which translates into the protein MMDDRGVSEVIGFVLVFSLITMTIAIVFTAGFGGLQDAQRIEQINNVERAFDVLDTNVQEVQRHGAPSRATEVRLSGGRLGFGEPTSVTIDVGGAVSTIETRPLVYGNGDTEIAYELGAIVRTSDGGSVMLTDPGYVLNDDRSSVPLLVTTKPSDQTSISGHRTVLVRGSHQHTEILHARTTTDLTLTVESPRADAWERYFERAADQQGGSVARTGNTVEYTVTGGETYVPVTWVRLRLV
- a CDS encoding DUF7266 family protein, whose protein sequence is MTDRAVSVAVNYVLTLTIATLLLSGLAVSAGGLIETQSEEAIRSELDVLGQQLAANIESADRLATVAKGNTAEVRIESALPTRVAGTGYTIDVAGDTIVLRTTDPVVSVSVQFTVSDGTAVETERTVRGGNVLIERNGDDRLVVESA
- a CDS encoding DUF7261 family protein, giving the protein MAVVTQSRDRGQLILVAGLTVAVILVVLVLLLNTVIYTENLATRGIDSGAGDAIEYRSTVVGSVEELIERENEHYDEGRPPADGVETGIEEIDGTLSERHLERGTIAEIRSSQIQTDESSPRIWQNDSGAFTDAAGGAGWTVMTEVTEFERFVMTATPDEYTENSEPFRIDIGGWSMEIEVIEVEVQNEEGDTVIEERIVVTVEGEELSIYEYGYEEAPLRIDLVEGSIETDGGSEDNDIETPTPGGGELRYTNGDRVVGTFELHATGTASESDLTEYDGGSGGDPYYTYPVASVDLGIHYETSELRFATEETIVPEGEP
- a CDS encoding DUF7288 family protein, yielding MVTVDRAQAHTLEAFVAALILVAGLVFAAQATAVTPLSASTSNQHIENQHRTLAQNLLSTTAEDGSLHAAVVYWEDEENGFVGTHTDRRYYTETPTGAEHPLASVLEVFNDNHLAYNIDLTYRDGKSGTEEIRMVEMGSPSDNAVAATRSVALYDSTGVSGGTNAGTTLDELDDGAFYAADVDPDGQLYNVVEVRIVVWRL
- a CDS encoding DUF7287 family protein; the protein is MRERGERAQTGIDFLVGATVFLIAVGFVFAFVPSMFAPFGGSGVNDALIADRSAAYLAEYALVEDPANPGVLSTACTAAFFDEDEVRAENHGCGFDHAQIDDLTALLGLQEWKNAQITIGEPDEVPTENITMQRGDDPPSAGSDTVSQRVVSIEGETYELRVRVW
- a CDS encoding type II secretion system F family protein, with protein sequence MSLGSGGTSGEDALGDAFYPLYRVLFDEESGFAADLERKLTQARMADTVELYLSRSLAYGVLAGGLLWLVGTLLGYGLFATGLIPVDTLIGMRIPNETLLEFAIAARIPFLVLSTGLFFGSIGFGLAFGTLVVIPYSRASARKREINMLLSDSVAFMYALSVGGLNQLEIIEAMAKAEDTYGEVSREFQTIVQETEYFDTDYRTAIRNQSMETPSDDLSQFLTDMLSIVNSGGDMTRFLDDKKEKHMRTAKQQQELTLETLELFGEMYMTLSLFPLLLIILLVIMSMLGNASDFMLYAAVYGLIPLTGVGFLVLVSTVKQDEPGDGYLSAEDGQVATDGGNPLFDRGIVERYTGEYGVFDRIGSREGTYRTMEILRRPHLFFRDYPLYTLALTIPAAIVLVGAAVGAGSAPLSWQGFIDAPVWGTFVWVYLPLYVVCVPLAIFREWNVLSRMAIVDDLSDDLRKLSSANDTGMTLLESIRVVADTSSGKLSKEFGVMYAKVDYGTGLRDALVEFNNQYHIPRLARTVKLISKAQEASSQITAVLTTAARASENQDDIDRERVSRTRMQIVIIVMTYLTLLAVMAILKTQFLDVMSGLTDQAGGDSGADVGGGGMDFGGGIDTGLLSLLFFHAVTMQAILSGMISGYMRDADILSGIKYVVVLATIALVVWMVVG
- a CDS encoding type II/IV secretion system ATPase subunit; this translates as MSPDDAGERVGAPGHDEGGTPETTPSSGVVERLLEASETASHLDAYLDPDALVIKDLYTWEHVKRRYYYEEDGSPPRDTDGEVVEFEPGEWLGFDPTDVEERFSRGASTAAVLADVVAERTVNVNPDLDEDAFFSTADGESTVTDRYDLEKAVPMGKKTHFRERERYWVNEPYAFVIVFRSDRDNETKYYLIEPYRNAIETDLTAFLVEKLRAAIKYTDDALVETDDDRRRVIDRETRRLLDRYDLHERSSGSLRDRLLKLLGRGEPEEPPATVAPVRPEPAILEEDADTVSEAQIVRLLYYLKRDFIGYERIDGIKKDINVEDISCDGYDSPVFVYHSGYEQIITNVTHGKRSLDDFVVKLAQRSGKGISKRNPQVDATLPDGSRAQLTLGREVSDHGTNYTIRQFKDVPFTPLDLINWHTFSLEEMAFLWLCIENHKSLIFAGGTASGKTTSLNAVSLFIPSNTKIVSIEDTREVELPQRNWIASVTRPSFSDGDDGDVDEFDLLEAALRQRPDYIVMGEIRGEEGRTLFQVMSTGHTTYTTFHADSVGEVLKRFTTDPINVSKTMFTALDLVSIQTSTRVQGAKVRRNKSLTEINHYDAEHDEINVRDVYQWQAESDEFLEVGGSNTLEEIRFDRGWSHEELDEQLFLRRVVLAYLIENGLNEYRQVAATLQAFINDPETITALIANDELAASLEDLRQMESVLIDVDPEKEALVPRPGPDEETSETARTILEAAERRIFEDHRGPVTAGVEDALVAESSADVATPAVPDGDDLRFDEDDADRAASDGGEPVDDGRDGPLDGARDRYESSDDERAEHSESESAVRDLGEETG